Part of the Kitasatospora sp. NBC_01266 genome, ACCAGGGTGAGCACCTCCTGGGCGTAATCGGCCACGCTGGGACCGTCGTTGGCGCGCGGTGCGGCGCTGCTGGGGGCCGGCGGCGGGGTGGGTGAGGCGGTGGTCGCGGTGGGGGTGGGCGAGGCCGTGGGGGACGGGGAGGCGGGCGAGGGGGTGGCCGGCGCGGTCGTGGCACCGGAGACCGCGTCCACCAGCAGCCCCGCGCCGGGGATCAGCAGGCCGGCCGGCAGCGCGCTCGCGGTCGGGGCCGCGAGCGGGTGCGCGGTGCCGCCGGCTGAGGGGCTCAACTCGCTCCAGACCAGCCCGGTCGCCGTCAGGGCGGCCAGGGTGCCCAGCGCCAGCACGGCGAGCGCCTTGGGCCCGCGCGGGCGCGGCGCGTTACGCCGGCCGCCGCCGGGGCGGCGGCGCGAGCTGTGGCCCGGACCCTGGCGGTGGGCGGCGTCGGCCGAGCGGCCCGCCCCGGCCGTGCCCGCGGTGGCGTGCGCCCGCAGCCCGCGAGGGAGCGGCAGCAGGGCCAGCCCGGCCAGCAGGCCCTCGGCCGGGACCAGGTCGCGGGCCTGGCCCTGGCAGGCGGCGCAGTCCCCGGCATGCCGGGCGATCCGCTTGCGCCACAGGGCGCCGGGCGTGCCGTCCCAGTCGGCGGTGAGCGCGGCCAGCTGCGGGCAGGCCGGGTGGGCGGCCAGCGTCCGGACCACCACCCGGGCGGTGTCCAGCCGCTCCTTGACCCGCTGCACCCGCACCGCGGCGTGCTGCGGGCTCAGCTCCAGCGCGGCCGCCAGCTCGGCGCGGTTCAGCTCTCCCGCCGCCTCCTGCCACCACAGCGCCAGCAGCTCGCGATCGGCCTGGTCCAGCCAGCGGGTGGCCTCGGCGACCTCGCGCCGCTGCCCGGACAGGCCGAGCCGGGTGATGGTCAGCCCCACGAAGTCGGCCGCCGGGTCGGCCAGTT contains:
- a CDS encoding sigma-70 family RNA polymerase sigma factor; protein product: MDTAADENVVGRARTGDESARQELIAGHLPLVYNIVGRALNGHPDTDDVVQETMLRAVDGLPGLREESALRSWLVAIALNQVRHRHRAQQSARSAQSGGGLDEVRELADPAADFVGLTITRLGLSGQRREVAEATRWLDQADRELLALWWQEAAGELNRAELAAALELSPQHAAVRVQRVKERLDTARVVVRTLAAHPACPQLAALTADWDGTPGALWRKRIARHAGDCAACQGQARDLVPAEGLLAGLALLPLPRGLRAHATAGTAGAGRSADAAHRQGPGHSSRRRPGGGRRNAPRPRGPKALAVLALGTLAALTATGLVWSELSPSAGGTAHPLAAPTASALPAGLLIPGAGLLVDAVSGATTAPATPSPASPSPTASPTPTATTASPTPPPAPSSAAPRANDGPSVADYAQEVLTLVNTQRAQNGCGPLTANSKLQAAAQGQSDDMAARHFFDHTNPDGAGPQQRIDATGYQWSGWGENIAQGQADPASVMDSWMNSAGHRANILNCDFKELGVGVHFGTDGPWWTQDFGTPA